The Fuscovulum sp. sequence TCACGTTCGCGTCCACGATGGCCGACAGCGCCCGCTCAAAGCCAAGCTCGATCGCCCGCGCCGCGTTCTTCGCGCCTGCCCGCAATTCATCGCGGATACGTTCATAGATCAGAACGTTGGCATCCACCGCCATCCCGATGGTCAGCACCAGACCGGCAATCCCCGGCAGCGTCAGCGTGGCCCCGATCATCGACATCACGCCAAAGATCAGCCCCATGTTGATGGCCAGCGCCACCACCGCAAACACCCCGAACAAACCATAAGATGCGATCATCAACAGACTGACCGACCCCGCCGCCACCAGCGTCGCCACCCGGCCTGCATCAATCGAATCCTGCCCAAGCTCCGGCCCGATGGTCCGCTCTTCGAGGAATGTCATGCTCGCAGGCAGCGCCCCGGCAGACAGCAGCACCGCAAGGCGGTTCGCCTCTTCGACCGTGAAGTTGCCGGTGATGATCCCTGACCCGCCCGGAATATGGCTCTGAATCACGGGGGCGGAAATCACCTCGCCATCCAGAACGATGGCAAAGGGCGCGCCGATATTTTGCGCCGTGTAATCGCCAAAGGCCCGCGCGCCGCGCACGTCGAACTGGAACGCCACCGCAGGACGCCCGTTCTGGTCAAAATCGCCCTTGGCATTGGTCAGGTCCTCGCCCGAAACGACGGGGACTTCCTCAACCGTATACCATACACCCTCTTCATCCATCGACGGCAGGCTGATGTTGCCCGGCCCCGGCGTCTGATCCTCGGCCGTGCCGCGCCGCACCACCGGGTTGAAGGTCAGTTTTGCCGTCGTCCCGATCAGCGCCTTCAATTCCGTGGCCGATCCGATGCCCGGCACCTGAATCAGGATGCGGTCCGCACCTTGCCGCTGAATCGTGGGCTCCCGCGTCCCGGCCGTATCCACCCGCGTGCGGATGATCTCCAGCGATTGCTGGATCGTGCGCAGGTCAAGCGCCTCGCGCTCCGGCTCGGACAACTGCACGATCAGCACATTGCCCTCAGCCGTCACGTCGATATCCGTCTGGCCGACCCCGGTCAGCGTGACAACATTCGACGCCAGCGCCCGAACGGCCTGCACCGCAGCGGCCATCCCGGCCTCGGTCTCGATCTGCACGCGCAGCTCATAGGGCACCTGCCCCGGCTGCCGCCGCACGCTGCCCACCTGATCGCGCACGTCACGCAGCGCATCGCGCACTTCCGGCCACCAGCCATCCATCCGCGCCTTATAGACATCCACCACCTGCACTTCAGCAAGCAGATGCGCGCCCCCCCGCAGGTCCAGACCCAGGTTCACCACCCCAGACGGAAGATAGTCCGGCCATTGGTCCAGCGCCGCCTGTTGTTCGGTGGTGGCAAAGCCTGCCGCCTCCACCGCCTTGGCCGCATCATTATGCGCCTCCACCTGCGCATAATACAGGTTGGGCACCGCCAGCAGCAGACCGGCCGCCACAGCAAGCCAGGTCAGGATCTGCTTCCACAGGGGAAATGTCAGCATGTTCTGCGTCCAGCCAGGCTCAGGCCGCGGCCGGTTCGGTCTTGTTCATGACCTGCGCAATGGTGCCCTTGATCACCTTGACCTTCACGTTCTCGGCGATTTCCACCTCGACCATGCCGTCTTCCTGCACCTTCGTCACCTTGCCGACGATACCGCCCTGCGTCACCACCTGATCCCCGCGGCGCAGCGCCTCGATCATGGCCTTGTGTTCCTTCAGCTTTTTCTGCTGCGGACGGATCAGCAGGAAATACATGATCGCAAAGATCAGGATCAGCGGAATGAACGAAGCAAAGGCAGAACCGGCACCGGCACCGGCGGCCTGTGCATAGGCGGGAGTAGCGAACATGGGCATCCTCACTGTTTGTCATCACCGGGCAATGGCTCCCGGCCGAATTTGCGCGCACCCTATAGTCGGGTGCATGGGAAGGCAAGGCAGCCAAGAACCGGTCTGACCTGCGCTCCAGCCCCGATATGGGGGGATGGTGCGCTGCGTTCAACCAGCAACCCTTGCCACCCTGCGCGCCCCCTGTTCAAAGCCGCCGCGGCACCGGGCTGCGCCGGGCCAGCTTGTCCAGCAGCCGCCGTTTCAGACTGCGCGTCTCAAGCAATTCACGGTCCAGCACAAAGCTGCGGCCGTTTAGGCTGCGGTCATGCCACAGCGCCAGCCGCGCGCCCCAGATTGCAGCCTCTCGCGCGGGCAGCCCCCCCGGCACACCCATCCGCGTGGCCAGAATCCCGGGCATCCATTCACTGATCACAATGCCGGGAAACCGGTCGCCGATATCGGCCACCAGCGCCCGGGTCAGAATACGGCCCGCCCCTTTTGAAACGGCATAGCCCGCGCTCGCGGGCACCGGCTGAATATCGGCAAAGGTCGACACGTTTAGGATGCGCCCAAACCCCGTCTCCACCATGCCCATCAGCGCCGCATGGGTGCAGGCCGCCACCCCGCCCAGATTGATGGCGACCGTCGCCATGAAATCAGCCGTGCCTTCCTCCAGAAAGTCCCGCCGCGGATAGATGGCCGCATTGTTGATCAACAGCGTCACCGGTCCCAGATCCCGCGCGATCCCGGCAAAGGCCTCTGGCACGGCAGCCGCGTCCTTCAGATCCAGCACCACCGGATGCACGCGCCCACTGGTCGCTTTTGCCGCCACGGCGCGCAAACCTGCCTCATCTCGCCCGATTGCGGCGACCGTCACCCCCAGCCCCGCCAGTTCCAGCGCAAGCGCCTCCCCCAGCCCCCGGTTCGCGCCGGTGACCACCGCCACACCCTGCCGCAGCCGCTCGGATACCTGTGCATCACTCATGCCGCCCCTCCTTCATCGCCTGTGCAAGGCCTGCCGCCACCCGCAGCGCATTCGCTGCGATGGTCAGGCTGGGGTTCACCCCCATCGACGTGGGCATGAATGACCCGTCGGCGACATAAAGATTGGCGATCCCATGCGCGCGGCAATCGCTGTCCAGCACACTGGTCGCCGGATCATGGCCAAAGCGCAGCGTTCCCGTCGGATGCCCGAAATTCAATTCCGGCCACCGCGTCAGGAACAGATGCCGCTGCCCCTTCAGCGACCGCCCGATCACGCGGCGAAACATCTTGCGCCGCGCCAGCACCTCAGGGTGGAACGCATAATCCAGCCGAAGGGTATCCCCATCGCCCGGCGCCCATGTCACCCGATTTTCCGCATAAGGCAGGTCTTCCAGCAGACCCACGAAGATCTGCGCCTCGCCCAGCATCCGCGCCGCAATCTCCGCAGGCAACCGCACCAGGCTTTGCAGACCTTTCACCCGGCCAAACCGCGACCGCGCCAGCATCTGCCGCAGGAAATGCACGATCACCCCGCTGCTCGCCGTCACGCCCATGGCCTGCACCATGCCAAAACGCTCGCCGTTCACGTGATACAGGTCACGAAATCCGATCGCCTTGGTCGGCCCGTCAAAGGCCGGCGCGCCCCGCTCGGGCCAGATCGCCAGCATCTCGTTCAGATGGAACATCAGGTTGCGCCCCACCTGCCCGCTGCCATTGGCACAGCCCTGCGGCCATGCCTCACTGGCCGAGGCCAGCAGCAACCGGGGCGAGGCCAGCGCCCCACCGGCCAGCACATAGGTCCGCGCCTTCAGCGTGATCGCCTGCCCGCGATGGCGCGCCTCAAGATGCGTCACCGCCCCGCCATCCCCGCAAATCCGCGTGACCACGCAATTGTCCAGCAGCGCCGCCCGCCCCGTGGCCAGCGCGGGTTCCACCCCCGCCGACCGGCCATCCATCTTGCACGGACGCGGGCATTTGTGGCCAAGGCAACTCATGCACCCGTCCACATTCCTCAAGGCCGAATGCAACTGATAGGGGTTCAACCCCGCCTTCCGCATCCGCGCCATCATCGCCACTTCGCCCGCATCCAGGGGCGGCGGCGCGCGCAAGCTGTCCGCCCCTGCCCCGCTGCGCGGATCCGGCTCGCCGCTCACATGGAACATCTTTTCCGCCCGCGACAGCCACGGTGCCATCTCCGCATGGCGCACCGGCCAGCCGCCCGCCGGATGCGGACGCCCCGGCATATCATCCAGATCATGCGGCTCTGGCCGTTCCAGCGTCGCGGCGTAGAAAACCGATGATCCGCCCACTCCGCTGCCAATCGGCGCAAAGAACTCGCTTTCCATGCCGTCGATCCGGGCCGCCATCGGCGCAGGCCAACATCCCCGCATCTGCCGCGCCACCGGGTCGGGGCTTTCAGACAAAAGCGGATTCTGCTCTGCCCGATACCCCGCAGGCCCCTTCTCGACAAACAGCACCGACAGCCCGGCCTCGGCCAGCGCCCGCCCTGCGCTGCCCCCGCCCATGCCAGTGCCGATGACGATGGCGTCCCAAACCCGCCCCGTCGCCGCATCCAGGGGCGCTGTGGTCATCCCCGTCATGCGCCCCGCCCCGTCAATGCCGGCAGCAGCAGATCACGTATCAGCAGCGCCCCGCCATTCGTCAGATGGTTGGTGTCGAAATAGACCGGCCCGCCCCCTTGCATCACACTGCAATTCGCCGCGTCGCAAAGCCTGTCCCAGCCATCGATCAGCGCAATCTTCCCCTCCGCCTCCAGCGCGCGCAGCATCCCGTCGGCCCGCGCCGCCCGCGCTTCGGCCTCGGCGCGCGGCACGCTCAGCATGGCAGGCACCGTCTCAGCCCGGCCATGCGCCATGGCCCGCGCCGCCAGCAGCGATGTATAGACCGGAATCTCTGGCATCTGCCGCAGCACCGTCACCGGCCCCAGCACCGAAAGCGCGTCTACCGTCCGCGCCAGCGCCGCTGCCATCAGGTCGGGCGCAGCCTCCAGCCCGCTTCCCGGTGCCGGATTCAGACGGATCTTGTTGTGCACGTCCAGCCCGAACCCCTGCCCCTCCGCGTAATAGCTCCACCGCGCGATGACCAGAACCCGTTTCACACTCGAAAGCTCGGGCAAGGCTGCTTCCAGCTGGCCGTTGATCTCCGGGCAGGCGCGGTTCGCTGCGGCGGTCGAGGCGGTCTCGTCCTTGACCACCCCGAACAGCGGCGGGCATCCCGCCGTCCAAAGGATGATGCCGGGCACACCCGCCTCTATCGCAGTCTCCGAAACCACGTCCATTATCGAACGCACATGGCTGTCACCCCAGACCAAAACCTCCGGCGGGCCAGCATCCTCGGGCCCGATCCGGCACAGCCTGATGCCGGTAAGCGGCCCCTCCGCCTCCACCGAACAGCGGCTTATGTCCTGATTGAAATCCTGCGTCGCGGCGATGTGGGCACGCGTTGCTGCGTCAAACCGCTGCTCCAGCCCATCGCGCGCATAGACAAAGGCCGCAAAGCCCAGCGTGACCGCCGACGCCAGCGCCATCCCGCCAAACACCGACCGCCACGGTGCCACGTCGCCTGCCTGTTCCCCTCGCGCGCCCCAGGATGGCCCCCGACGAAACGGCCGTTCCACAAACCGCCAGCTCACCATCGCCAGCCCCAAGGACAGCGCAATCCAGAACGCCACCTCCGCAGGTCCGGCATAGCCGCCCCGCCACGTCGTCGACAGGCTGAACACCGGCCAGTGCCACAGATAAAGGGAATAGGAGATCAACCCCACGAACACCGGCCCGCGCATCGCCAGCAGCCGGTTCACCAGATTGACCTGCCCCGTTCCCGCCAGGATCAGCACCGTACCCAGCACCGGAAACACCGCCTGCCAGCCCGGAAACCCCGGCCCCGCCTGCACCAGCACCACCGATCCCAGCACCAGTCCCATACCCAGCACCGACACGCCCGCCTGCACCGCATCCGGCAACCGCCGCCCCTGCAAATGTGCAATCGCCAGCAGCACACCCGCCAGCATTTCCCAGGCCCGGAAATGGAACAGATAGAACGCCGCCTCCGGCATCCGGGGTGTCAGCAACAGGCTCGCCGCGAGCGATCCGGCAAAGCCCAGCCACAACACCAGATGCAGCGCGCGCGGATGATGGCGCAGCAGCAGGATCGCAATCGGCAAGACAACATAGAACTGTTCTTCCACCGAAAGTGACCAGGTGTGCAAAAGAACCTTTTCCTCTGCTCCAAAGTCAAAATATCCCGCATCCCGCCAGAACTGCACATTCGCCAGATAAACCGTTGCTGCGATCAGCGATTTCGCGAACTCCCGGTATTCCACCGGCAAAAGCACGAACCAACCCACCACCGACACAGCCGCCGCCATCGCGAAAAAGGCCGGCGCAAGCCGCCGGAACCGCCGGATATAGAACCGCACCAGCGATACCCGGCCCGTCTGTGTCATCTCGGCCCACAGGATGCCGCCGATCAGATATCCCGAAATGACGAAAAAGACGTCCACCCCGACAAACCCGCCGTCGAGTCCCGAAATCCCGAAATGGTACAATACGACAGACAGCACCGCGACCGCGCGCAGACCGTCAATTTCGGGCCGATAGGCAATGGCGACCATGATCTTCTTTTTCAAAGGGCAAGTGATCAAACAGCGCTGATCCGGGCGCGGCTGAAG is a genomic window containing:
- the secD gene encoding protein translocase subunit SecD, with product MLTFPLWKQILTWLAVAAGLLLAVPNLYYAQVEAHNDAAKAVEAAGFATTEQQAALDQWPDYLPSGVVNLGLDLRGGAHLLAEVQVVDVYKARMDGWWPEVRDALRDVRDQVGSVRRQPGQVPYELRVQIETEAGMAAAVQAVRALASNVVTLTGVGQTDIDVTAEGNVLIVQLSEPEREALDLRTIQQSLEIIRTRVDTAGTREPTIQRQGADRILIQVPGIGSATELKALIGTTAKLTFNPVVRRGTAEDQTPGPGNISLPSMDEEGVWYTVEEVPVVSGEDLTNAKGDFDQNGRPAVAFQFDVRGARAFGDYTAQNIGAPFAIVLDGEVISAPVIQSHIPGGSGIITGNFTVEEANRLAVLLSAGALPASMTFLEERTIGPELGQDSIDAGRVATLVAAGSVSLLMIASYGLFGVFAVVALAINMGLIFGVMSMIGATLTLPGIAGLVLTIGMAVDANVLIYERIRDELRAGAKNAARAIELGFERALSAIVDANVTTLITAGVLFFLGAGPVRGFAVTLAIGIITSVFTAINVTRLIVTYWYNRRKPKTLVV
- the yajC gene encoding preprotein translocase subunit YajC — its product is MFATPAYAQAAGAGAGSAFASFIPLILIFAIMYFLLIRPQQKKLKEHKAMIEALRRGDQVVTQGGIVGKVTKVQEDGMVEVEIAENVKVKVIKGTIAQVMNKTEPAAA
- a CDS encoding SDR family NAD(P)-dependent oxidoreductase; this encodes MSDAQVSERLRQGVAVVTGANRGLGEALALELAGLGVTVAAIGRDEAGLRAVAAKATSGRVHPVVLDLKDAAAVPEAFAGIARDLGPVTLLINNAAIYPRRDFLEEGTADFMATVAINLGGVAACTHAALMGMVETGFGRILNVSTFADIQPVPASAGYAVSKGAGRILTRALVADIGDRFPGIVISEWMPGILATRMGVPGGLPAREAAIWGARLALWHDRSLNGRSFVLDRELLETRSLKRRLLDKLARRSPVPRRL
- a CDS encoding GMC family oxidoreductase, coding for MTTAPLDAATGRVWDAIVIGTGMGGGSAGRALAEAGLSVLFVEKGPAGYRAEQNPLLSESPDPVARQMRGCWPAPMAARIDGMESEFFAPIGSGVGGSSVFYAATLERPEPHDLDDMPGRPHPAGGWPVRHAEMAPWLSRAEKMFHVSGEPDPRSGAGADSLRAPPPLDAGEVAMMARMRKAGLNPYQLHSALRNVDGCMSCLGHKCPRPCKMDGRSAGVEPALATGRAALLDNCVVTRICGDGGAVTHLEARHRGQAITLKARTYVLAGGALASPRLLLASASEAWPQGCANGSGQVGRNLMFHLNEMLAIWPERGAPAFDGPTKAIGFRDLYHVNGERFGMVQAMGVTASSGVIVHFLRQMLARSRFGRVKGLQSLVRLPAEIAARMLGEAQIFVGLLEDLPYAENRVTWAPGDGDTLRLDYAFHPEVLARRKMFRRVIGRSLKGQRHLFLTRWPELNFGHPTGTLRFGHDPATSVLDSDCRAHGIANLYVADGSFMPTSMGVNPSLTIAANALRVAAGLAQAMKEGRHE
- a CDS encoding acyltransferase family protein, whose protein sequence is MVAIAYRPEIDGLRAVAVLSVVLYHFGISGLDGGFVGVDVFFVISGYLIGGILWAEMTQTGRVSLVRFYIRRFRRLAPAFFAMAAAVSVVGWFVLLPVEYREFAKSLIAATVYLANVQFWRDAGYFDFGAEEKVLLHTWSLSVEEQFYVVLPIAILLLRHHPRALHLVLWLGFAGSLAASLLLTPRMPEAAFYLFHFRAWEMLAGVLLAIAHLQGRRLPDAVQAGVSVLGMGLVLGSVVLVQAGPGFPGWQAVFPVLGTVLILAGTGQVNLVNRLLAMRGPVFVGLISYSLYLWHWPVFSLSTTWRGGYAGPAEVAFWIALSLGLAMVSWRFVERPFRRGPSWGARGEQAGDVAPWRSVFGGMALASAVTLGFAAFVYARDGLEQRFDAATRAHIAATQDFNQDISRCSVEAEGPLTGIRLCRIGPEDAGPPEVLVWGDSHVRSIMDVVSETAIEAGVPGIILWTAGCPPLFGVVKDETASTAAANRACPEINGQLEAALPELSSVKRVLVIARWSYYAEGQGFGLDVHNKIRLNPAPGSGLEAAPDLMAAALARTVDALSVLGPVTVLRQMPEIPVYTSLLAARAMAHGRAETVPAMLSVPRAEAEARAARADGMLRALEAEGKIALIDGWDRLCDAANCSVMQGGGPVYFDTNHLTNGGALLIRDLLLPALTGRGA